Part of the Vigna angularis cultivar LongXiaoDou No.4 chromosome 1, ASM1680809v1, whole genome shotgun sequence genome, CGAAATATTCAGTCtgaaagtttgaaaaaatacatttaagaTTGAGTGTTcagaatatattttcaaatcttaaaatacattagaacagtcaattgaaatataaaataatttttaaaacaggTTAGTTTCAAATCTGAAAATATATTCTAGAACAcctatctcaattttttttttaatttcaaattgagTGTTTCGAAATATATTTCCTAATTCGAAAATACATTCCCCACAAGACTGTATATCTAATTTTAGCATCCAAAACATCTCCTTAATAGGGCATTTTCATCCCTCCCACCTTTTCATACGGGCTTTGTGTTCACTCGTCCACAAAAGAACTTATTGAACTCATTCTCTTcagcacaaaaaaaaaacctctTCTCAACATATAGATATAAGGCATGTGATTGGGTTCAACCATgaataaaaaacatgtaaacATTGTTGTAAGTACTTTGAAAATGTGAAAGTAATAGTTGATGGAATAAAAATATTGTGGAGatgacttttaaaataatatggaGTAGAATGTGAACCTAATAGTTGAAAGAAGTATATTTTAAAGTTGTCCATTACTGTATATAGGTATTTATAGATCCATTTCACTAACATAACTATTTTAGAAATTgaatgttttagatttttacctcttatatcttagatttattttttagaatttgcAGTATCTTTAATACTACTTTGGATGCTCACTTGTAATCCATGTTCAAGTTTTGATTTGTATTGATGTGAACACTTTCTCACCATATTTACTTTAAGATtctcaaaaataatattatttttgagtCCATATACTCTATAGTATACACAGTCTTTTAGACATAATTACTTTTTGTACTGAGTCCTAACAATTTGAACCCTAGAAAATGATCCCTATTATGATCTACTAACAATACCCTATCCAAGAGTCACAAAACTTTCAAATTTGGTTAGACACCTTACAAATAAAGAAGAAACGGCTTATTGATTCATTACAAAGTTGGATTcctttattaaataaattatcatacaTTGCTAATCTATTATGCTCTCCATGTAAAAAGCTAAGTTGTGGATAAGGCTTTTATGATCCAGAATGTCTTTTCATCCCTTGTGATCTCATTTTGTATCCTCTTATATTTGCATTTGACAATGAACACTCCTCTCCTCCAATCTTATTTATTCATCCTCCTTGTCCATATGCAATGTACATCCTTAAATTTATTGTgacattttctttatcattgttAGAAACTAAAGTTTTTAAAATGGCACTTACAATCTAGTGAAATGttacaaattattattcatcgaacaaaattttcaagtgataatttaaaaatcctAGTCAAATATCACAATCCCATCAAGTTAGATCCTCATAACACAAGAATATAAACCATTGATCTTATTGCATGGTGACACCACATGCACAGCACCAATCTCATAATGAAAACTTACGTTTCGTGGATAATTTGGCCATGAAAAGTTTCCTTCAAAACCTAGTATAGTTTCATGTCAAAGCAAACCAGAGGAATCTTAATAAGAAAGCCGTTGACAGAATCCATATTAGATTATTCAAGCATTATCACATTTATAAcactaaataatttgttaaaaattttatcaaacaaatcAATAATTACTAAATTATTGCAGATGACATTTCGAGACTCACATGTTCCCCATAGCATTTGTGGACACTAATATCCCCAAACATGCAGGGAATAACTCTTATTCTATAACTTACAATAACCCTAACTACCCTATCATACATGTCCAATTAGGAACACCAAGCACGTGGCCACTAAATCTCGATCTTCTGTGATTCCACCCTTAATTAATTGTGTCAACTGACAAAACTTTGCTGAAAAATCATAGTTGGCTTCTGAGAAACTGTCATCAAAATGCCAAAATCTTCATCCATTTGCATAGTATTTCAGTATTTTAAAATCCATGTTCACATGATCCCATGAGTATAACAGCGcaatacattaatatataaatgaaattttttgaagCAATCCAGTTGTTATCACATGCCTTGTTTAATATAGTAATAATTCTCTGGTTGTAATCCATGGATAAGGTTAGGGTTACTCTAATAAGGTTTGTTGTCATAACCCTTACGATGTTGACACCATCTATTACGTATGGGAGGTTTCAATGTATCTATATGAAAGTTCTAATCTCACTATTAACTTTGTACATCACTTTGAAAGCATGTCTTGTCATATTATCATACATCTCaagtattttctttaaaatgtaaaattctATCAAGGTTTTGTCTTTAAAAAGTATTTCGAAGGAAAGGAGAATTTAAACGGTTTTTAATCTCAATTTCTAAACTATTTAAAATGGtagaaacaaataatattaaacaaaagttTTCGTTGTTATCAAGTTAGAATCTGGAAAcagattgttttttttttcttccggTGAATTCTAAGTTTCTGACGGTAGAAACTTAATTTATACCTTATTATTGAAGGTCAAATATAAGTGAGACAACTAGTTGCATCTTCCCTTTTCAGTAACTTAGTTTGTGCATGGATGCGATTTCAACGTTTGGTCAATTTACCatggaaaataaattaaccAGAAAATTACTCGTGTTTCAACAGTTGACTGTGAACACACGTACATATCTGTAAAACAATATCtcagtgttttcttttcatCAGAATTAACATTTGTCTTTTTCGCCAAGACAAGAAGAAATTAAATGGGGAAGAGATGACAAGGAAAGAGTGGCACGAAATATGGCAAATTAACAATGCAGCAGGGAACAGCGCATTCTTCTCTGaaatgatcaaattaatactagCCTCGCATGTGGTAGCTTACCAGTGAACATTTCAcatgaaaattatgtttttatctctctctctctctctctctctctctctcaataAGCTTTAAAGAGGTGAGCCTTTATCAAAGTTTGTCAATACAAAAATTTTGATACCCTTTTTCAACATAACGAGATTAGTAGAAAGTTTATCTCTAATAAATTTAGTATAATGAAGAgttgatttaaaatattagaaatatgATCATATTTATCTTGGTATTTATGAATGAAGAGACAAATATGAAAGTTTGATCACAAGTGTACCTTTTATGATAGCATACAAATTTTTAAGTGCATGCATATTCACCTGAGCTGAATTTTGTCGAGTTGCTCTGCATGACAATGAACAGTTGTTTTATGACGTAGAGATATGGGAGGAAGCAAAATAATAGGTGGTGACATGACAAGCATAATataatttggtttattttgaGTGGCAAATTTTGACCACTTTCATTATCAAGTGCaaagggaaaaggaaaagtgtaGAAGGAGAGAGAGATGAGTTGAAAGTGAAGGTGAAAAGAGAGAAGTGGGTGACAGTGATCACACATGGAGTAGCAAGGACTACTACACTGATCCACTCTCGCTCCTTCCCTTGTCATCAACAACAAAATCGACAATGTCCCATTCACGAGAATGACCATTTCCAACTCTCCTTGTTTTCTTCCCACCCTTTCCATCTCCttgtcttctttctctcttgaAATCTGTGTTTGattcctttcttttttaatacccactttctcaaatttcattacCCTTCTATATGCTATGCTATACTCATCACGGATCAAACAAATCatcacataaataaattttacaaccTCTATAGCCTCATACatcataattaaattcttattaAAAGAAACTCTCACGTTTAATGTCTATGCCAACACATAGACACCAGAAAGACTCTCGTACGTAGTACATGCAAAATGAAATTCTTTAGCAGTACAAAGGTTTGATTCAAAAGCAAGCAAAGTTATAATTGGATTAAAAAATTGGGGAAAATGTAAAGAGAATCTCTCCCTTTAGTGGCCCCTCTGCCATTGCCTCTCAATCAGACACCAACAAGCACGGTCTCGCAGTTAATTGGAATTTTTTTCTCACCACCCTTTACTCAAAAGTTTCAAGAAAATTAGTCATTTTTATtaactgaaaaagaaaaggtgaccaagtctttattctttttatgtaaaattttcaaGCCCCACCTGAAATATTCTACTTGATATatcttaatttatatatcaattttttacCAAAACACGGGTTTTAATGTAATAACTCATTAAGTATGGTAATCAATTGACACAGACACCCTCGCGATGATTTCGTTTTCATCCGGAAAAGGGAAAACTACATTGCAATCtcaaactctctctctctctctctctctctctctttctctctcactttctCACCCTCTCTTTGCTGCTTGATCAATTGAAATGCTGCTGCTCCAACCAAGGCCAAAGACTAGATTGATCATCAATGCCACAGAACATGTTGCTTAAGCTCTCTTCTTTGACCATATGATCAATCTTTTGGCACTGAAGTTCTGGCCTTGAAGCGGTTTGGAAAAGCTGAGCAACTCCTGTTGGTCTAGTAGAAGATGGAAAGAGGTTTCTGCTGTTCTGCTGAGTGGATAGAGGACTGTCAATAGCTGGGGTTCTTGAGATATCCAACTTGATTTCTGAGCTGTTCTCACTTCTATTGCTGCTGGAGCCCTCAGTTTCTTTATTGAGGTTGATGGATTCGGTTGGTTCTCTGCTTTTCAGTGCCAATATCTGCGGCAGTGATTGGCAGCAGTGAAATTAGCAAATTCAAAATAGCACAAATGTTAACATGCACGAAAGGTTCAAGTATCAAACGTGTAATCAGTCTAAAACCAAGGTGTCAATGTCAAAAAGGAGCCAAATGATTGTTTATTTCCAAACCAAGGAAACTATGCGTTGCATGACAAACATGTAATTGAGTGGAATCTGGTCTTCATGAAGTTACTGTGGATGATTGGAAAAAGCATCTTTGCAGAAAGCTATCATAAAAAGGTTCTGAAAGCCACGATatacaatttttcaaaaagaaaaagatcatGATTACCTAgctttattgtaaaaataaaaacaatcgAACATAGCAGAACTTGGACATCcctccacttcttcttcaatttaggattaatttcaataattttctcAGCAAGCACATAgcagaaagaaacaaaaatgaacTATAAAGAGGTAAAATACATATACCTTTTCCcataagttaaaagttaatttatacaTCTCAACAGCAGAAAAAGTTAGCTAAAAAAAGTTTCTATAAAATGTTTAATCAATTTTATGttcttaaatagttttattatctTTGCATGTAAGTATTTTGTCAAGAAAATTATCTGAATTTGACTGTAGAATTTAAGAAAAACCGAACTTCCTTTCTAAGTTCTCTTCTTACATAACAAggatctttaaaaaaattgaagctaaaacataacaaaaactTTTGGAAGTTTTGAGAAAATTGCTAACCTCGGTCTGAAGTTTTTGGTTCTGAGCTTGAAGTGCATCATTATCTGCCTTGATAGCTTCATATTGTCTTTTGAGAAGATCGTAGTCCTTCTCCAACTGCTTGGTCTTCCACCTAGCTCTCCTGTTCTGGAACCATATAGCAATCTGTCTAGGCTGCAAGCCAAGAGCCCTTGCCAGCTGCATTTTCCTCTCTGGTTCAAGCTTGTTTCCCAACTCAAAGCTCTTCTCAAGTGTCTTAACCTGTTCCATGTTAAGCctccttttcttctctcctGCTTGTGATCCGTCATCAGATAAGTCCTCCTCGGCATTAGCTTCTTCTCCAAGTTCAATCCCCGAAAATGACATAGATCTCTTGCCTAGAAAGGATGCTCCTCCTGCATCAACATTTGAAACATGGTATTAATTCCATAACATATTATTGCACTAATAGGTGTACGTGTTTATGTCTAAAGTGAGTACCATGGTACTCTTGAGGTGCACATGAAGTTATAATTGAGTTGAGTGAAGGTGGAGGTTGATGGTCTTCCTGGTGAGGTGTTTGTAGCATGAAATTTGCTGGGAAGAAAGCCATATCATTGCTAGTCTGTGCCTGCCACTGATCTTCAATAGCTGAATGATATTCTGATCACCATGTGGGATGAGAAGAGAAGATCGCTGATGCTCAAAGGATAAACTGTGTCGTTGTGAAACAAACAACAGATAAAGAATATGGTCTAATACAGAACACCTTCTGCTAAATTAAATAGGATGGCTTATAAAGCATATCAGCTTCTACGGAGAGAACTACTGTGAACAAGACTAAGGTCTCTAATGCGCCACATCTTCCGCCAATAAATTGAAGAAGATGGACAAATTGCTGTGAAGGGTGGCTTATATACCTTATCAGTTTAAGGGGGAGCTCTTGTTTTCTTATGTGAtaatttcaaaaggaaaaggaagTTGGAAGGAAAAGGTgatagaagaaagaagagaggaagagagggaCAGGGGGTGAGATATGTTTGAATCTATAGTTCCATACACCGTCCTCAATATATATCACTGggttcttttattatatttattgaatttaagtTGCTgcagttaaataaaaataaaaagttcaatgggtttatttttcatgtacatgaaaggaaaaaacaaTTAGTCAGgctttttaaacttttatctaTATTAGATGTCAAAATGACGTTTAGCGTTtggaaaaagaataaagaaagaaggattatttttggaaaggagaaaaagaaagctAACTTCTCTGCGTCAACCTGTCTAATATTCCATTGGAGTGTGTGCATGTTAAGATCATTGCTTGCAATTATTTTCCTAATGATAAATTAGCTTCTCACTTAGGAGACAGGCAGTGGGTTTTTTCTTTACAAAGAAAGCTTGTCTTTAAATATAGTTATAGGAAGTGGAACGGTAGCTACGCTATAGAGGCTATGTCCATGATTCCTTTGCTGAAGCTAGGCAATGAAGATTCACATATTATACGTTTGTTTAATTTGAGGTGGGTGAATTTATAGCTTAAAAAAAGATCAGTCCCTAATGATCTTCTATCAGTATAAATAATGTGAAGTAGTTGCTAATTGTAATGTGAAAGTTTCTTAGATTTTAGTTCTCAGAAGAATATAATTTTGCATAAGTTAATTTGTGTTATTTTGGTCTAACTGTAATGTATTTGTTGGAGGGTaattaagaagagaaagagaaagagaaagagaaagagaaagagaaagagaaagagaaagagaaagagagaagtgGGAGGAATCTAGGGGATGGGTCCAATGAAGAGGGGCAGGGTTTGCCACCTAACCCACCAACAGGTATCATGCATTAGGACGAAGCTCTTTCGCATCAACCATTATCCCTTATTGCATCAGTTTCAACCCAGCCCCTATCTGATGATgtctttgtgtgtgtgtataccTATGTGATGAGGCTTCCAAAGCCAAGCCAAGCTAAGCTAAGCCTgttaccttcttcttcttcttattattacGACCCCACCATACCTCCTCTTTTTTGTCCTTTTCCCTTCCGTATATATCTCCATCTTCTTCCCACTTTGCCACTGCCTCCTCTCTCAATACTCCTCCCAACATCCCCCCAAATGGATATAAattacatacatacatacatttcGCTAATTAAAAACTCAAATCTCTTACAGCAAAGCCAAAagactttaatatatttatctctctctctctcttccataCATATGCTTTGTGGAAGTGCAACCCTAGTTAATTTGCTGGCCACTACATGCCAATATGTCCAACATTTTACCATGCAAAAACAAGTCAACCAGGACTCCAtctgtttgttttaatttaagttgTGGTCCGGTATTGCTGTAATATATGTTGTTGTTGTAAGAAATGACAAAACTGTGATTGGTGTAACTGCAAATGCAATCACAGAGATCATCACCATGGATTACCATTGGAGATATAACATATATGGTGacattttgaaagaaaagttgGTTTGACTTATGGTGCAAGGCAAGGCATAAGAAATGTTAGGGTTGGctgtgagagagagagacagagaaaTAAGGGTTCAGGAAATTACATGGCAACAACATTTATTGACTCTGATGGAAACTGCAGTGCCACCACTGCAAGTTGCTAGAGAGACTTGGCCAGTGGTTGTGTTTTGGAACAGTGTGTAtactattaattttattttgggaaTTGGTTTCACACGAAACAATGAAGGACACACATGCACAATTTTTCTGTTGATGGTTGCTGAAATTTCTAATTTTCATACATATGGGGATGAAATCAGTACCCAACAATATGTACATCAACTGATAGTGTCAATATGGCAATGAAGCTTCATCTACACATTTAAGAAGTAAAAAGTACAATCAACTTTACTACTGTTATTTTTCCGTTATTGTTTTGTCATGCATCATCGTTTACACATCTTGTATTTTCAAACAGGAACTTCGCAGACACATAGGACCCATGAAAGGAATTAAATTTCCAACAAAATGGTCCCATTTTCGCTAAATCAGCCATATACATGCACGACCACGAGTTCTTCTTTTATTTAACGACTTCGAGACTTTCTGATAAGTACATTAGTTGATTCAACATATAATTGATGGGGTGATCTTGACACCAATATTATAAATCCAAATGATTTTTCAAATAATGTAATCTGCTCTCAAATTGATTGATCTCTACATGTGTATGATCCACAGTGCTTTCTGTATATGAATTGAAACATTATTTACGTAAATCATAATgtagtataaaattaaaatttactttcttcATACTTTATGCACCTTACATCTCtggaatttttttcttctccagCAAATACAAGGATCAATTTTCGCTTTATAAACTATCAAAATCATACGGAACAAGTACACAGTAACCGGCTTTTGTTGTGTAATTCTATATAGTTAGGTTTAAATTAGATTAgcttttcttaaattttttagttATGAGAAAGATTAAGaagttttctaaaagaaaggtaatagttattttaaatttaatcaaaaaaagaaaaaaaaaatcattgtagattgttattgaatttgttctttaagCGTTTGTTGAAAAAGTGCAGCTAATTGACTCTTTATATAGTGGAAAGTATGAGGACACAAAGGTGGATGTGGTTACCcgtttaattttctttttcttttacgtCCTTTCCAGATTGCAAATACATCTTCAAAGGAAAAAGATTATGAACAGTGATTTTTCAAAGTGTGGGAAAAAAATTTATAGCTGAAAATCACCAACACCCAGATGGGAATATTTGATGGCATGGAATGTCttacatatataatatgagGTTTGACTATATATGTTGGTaaagaaaattaagtaaaagaaaatagtgattAATGAAATTTAGGAATATTTTAGTATGAGgaagttaataaatattatagtgaaataagaaaaaatggaaaatggggATGTATGTGATGTTGTGAAAAAGAACAATAGACTAAAGAATCTGTGTATTGTGATGATGGGACAAGATAGGGTCCCATGGAAATACTGCTTTGATATGTAGCCAAAGACAAGCAGCTCTCACTGCTTCACATGCCTTTATTAGTTGGAAACTGAATGGGTACTCCATTGTCATAGGGTGGATCCATGTTCCTTActctttctcttcatttttaatttccCCTCTTaacttttctcttattttaggagattcaaaataagaaaaaaataaattccaaaattCAAGTGGGgaagacaaagaaaaaaagaaaaaagaaatattagcTGATGAATCTTCTCCTCCACATGCTCTTATGCTTCTGGTATGTTCATTTTACTCATATCCCATGTGCTATCTTTGCTTCACAACCCTTTTTTTTCTAGAGACTGTTTCCCTACTTTATTCTTCCttctcaaattttcaaatgtgttgGGTTTTGCGATTTTCCTATAAGGAAGAGATATGCATTGATAGTGATACGTCAACTACTGGTCCAgttatgttttcaattttttatttaataatatttacttctcatcattttttatttttttttactttctcataTGGCCCCATGCATCAGAACCGTCCATTGCGGAGAAGACTTCCCTGATTGTATACATCTTGAAAGTGCTATTTGTttcagagagaaagagaagctATGTATGTTGCTTTACCTCAGAaaggagataaaataaaataacaatgttggtaatatcttaaataaaattaaaaaagatgtagGTAATAATAATATCCCTTTGGTAAAGAAAGTTATGTTGATTGATTCCTCTAAttcttttattacaaataaataaatagtaacattaaattaatttattttagttagacCATTTTTATCAGCAAAAGAAAGTTGGATATATTTATAAGGGAAgtgctttatatatataatatctcgATTAAGAGTTTACCTCTTGATTAAGCCAGGTTAGTCTAAAAGGCataatataatacataaaaaaaagacattaagttataaaaatcataaaaaatcgTATTAACTTTATCCACTGGTATCACTTTGACTTTACAAAGTATTGAAATGCTAATTTCTATGATCTGTAcatatgaaattatatatttctaaaaagaGTTAAAgcaataaaagtaatatatttagataaataaactcatgattttttttctttcttccggACTTTTTGATAGACATTGGACGTAAGACTTGTTTGGAGTTATAGTATATCTTGTTTGTATCTGACCATTGTTGAGtaataaatgtattatttaatatgaaagaaaaagaataaagagtTGGAAAAGATTGAGATAAGGACCAACAAACACCGAAAGAGGAGCAATAGTATAAGATGAACATCTTTCTTCTGCTTTTCTcccctttctttcattttttttaataggaaaactttaatctaaaatattaattaagccACGAGTAAGTTAAAACTAagctatttcttttattatatcggttaatttaatatatatggtGATCCTA contains:
- the LOC108323167 gene encoding homeobox-leucine zipper protein ATHB-13; its protein translation is MAFFPANFMLQTPHQEDHQPPPSLNSIITSCAPQEYHGGASFLGKRSMSFSGIELGEEANAEEDLSDDGSQAGEKKRRLNMEQVKTLEKSFELGNKLEPERKMQLARALGLQPRQIAIWFQNRRARWKTKQLEKDYDLLKRQYEAIKADNDALQAQNQKLQTEILALKSREPTESINLNKETEGSSSNRSENSSEIKLDISRTPAIDSPLSTQQNSRNLFPSSTRPTGVAQLFQTASRPELQCQKIDHMVKEESLSNMFCGIDDQSSLWPWLEQQHFN